CAGAATTTCCCCCAAGACGATTGAATCCATGCATATCCCAACAAGCTGCTTCACCTGCGGAGAAAAGCCCCTTAAGTGCAGTTTCCCCTTTGTGATTGGTGCGAATCCCGCCCATACTATAGTGTTGCATTGGACGCACTGGAGCATAAACACCCTTTTGTGTCAAATCGATTCCATTAAAGCAATAAGCGATCTCCCAAACATCACGAAGATTTTTGTGAATATGCTCTGCTCCCAATATTGAAATATCAAGCCACAAATGATCTCCATAAGGAGATTTGATCCCTTTTCCTGCTTTGATATGCTCTAGCATTCTTCGACTGACGACATCTCGACTTGCCAAGTCCCTTTTTTCTGGCTCATAATCTGCCATAAATGCATGGCCATCTACATCTCTCAAAAGCCCTCCATCTCCCCTGCATCCCTCAGTGAGCAAAATCCCACTTGGCACAATTGGCGTAGGGTGAAATTGCACAGCTTCCATATTTCCAAGACGCGCAATCCCCGTCTCAAGCACAGCACCTGCTGCCACACCATCACAGATCACAGCATTAGTCGTATTCTTATAAATACGCCCATATCCACCTGTAGCGACAAGAGTTCCTTTGGCGACATAAGCGATCAATTCCCCATTGACTAAATCTCTTGCGACTACTCCGTGGCATTTCCCCTCATGATGAATCACTGCAATCATTTCTTTGCGATCCAAAATCTCTGTTCCAAGTTTGATCGCCTCATTTGCCACAGCATAAAGCATAGAATGTCCAGTTGCATCACCTGTAAAGCAAGCCCTCCATTTTTTAGTCCCACCAAAATCACGCGCATTGATAAGTCCATGAGCTTCTTTTTCTTCTTTGAATGTTTCTTTTTGTCCCTTGATGATTGCGGTGCGATCACCGGCTTTAACTCGATTCCAAGGCACACCCCAAGCAGCAAGCTCACGAATCGCTTTGGGAGCGGTTGCTGCAAACATTCTTGCTACTTTTTGATCACATCCCCAATCACTTCCTTTGACTGTATCCATAAAATGAACATCTTCATTATCCCCTCTTGCCTTTGTTGCATTTCCCAAACTTGCTTGCATCCCTCCTTGTGCCGCAGCCGAATGGGATCTTTTAACAGGAATCAAGCTCAAAACAATCGTCCTAAGCCCTAATTGACGACACCCAATCGCTGACCTCAAACCTGCCAATCCTCCACCCACAATCAATGCATCAGAATAAACAATCTTCATTACTCAACCTCCACAATTACCGCATTTAACTCATCAATCACTTCGTGAGGATTGATTCTTTGAATTCTTTCTTCTGAATTTGAAATTTGGATTCCGTATTTGATATAAGCTCCAAATGTTGTAAAGCCAAGAACCAAGAAAAAGACAGTCATTGCAGTTTTGACTTTTTGCAATACCTTTCTTGTCGCCTCTGGAGTTTTTCCCCATTTATCAAACCATCCCCATTTAACTGCCAAGCGATAAAGCCCAATGCTTCCATGAAGCTCTACAGCGATCAACAAAAAGAGATAAAGAATCCAAAAGTGCTGCTCAACAAAACGCAATGAAGATGCGACAGACCCAATCCCATTGAGCGCATCAGGACTATTGGGAGAAAGCATAATGACAAACAAATGTGCGCTTCCTAAGAAAAATAAAACAAACCCTGTCATGGCCTGTATCCACCAATAGGTTGTATCTGTGTGTTTCATAAGATTCTTATGTGTTCGCATTTTAAGAAACTGCTTGTAATTGATTGGGAATTTCCTCAATGCCAAAAATGCATGCACCACAAAAGCAACTAATACGATAAAAACAATAATTGATGTGACGATTGGCTGACGATGCCCAAAAACAAAATCAAGTTCTGCCACTCCAATCATCCAATCAAACAACTTAGGACTAATCAAAATACTTGACACAAAAAACATATGGGCAATCATAAAAAGTCCCAAAAACAATCCAGTAGCACTCTGCCACCAATCAAGTCGCGCAGGCAAACGACTCTTTTTTCGTTCACTTGTTACATCTGCGTAACTTTCCAAAATCTTTTGTTCAAAAGACATCTTCTCTCCTTTTTGAAAATCCTTTGCGTGAGACCTGTTTTAGCCTACGAGATAATCATTCCCAAAAAAGCTCGATAATGAAAAAGAAATAAAGTAAAAAAACCTATAAGACAAAAGAAGTGTAACGATTAGTAATCAGTTGCTCGTTGTTTGTCATACACTGTAACTACACAATAGAAATTCGGAAGAAGATTTAAAAAAATTTAAAGAATCGATTGATACAAGAATACGAAAGATGAAATGGTGTCCCCAGAGAGGTTCGAACTCCCGACCTTATGATTAGGAATCATATGCTCTATCCTGCTGAGCTATGAGGACATCCCCCCTATTTTGTGTTTCCTTGATTACTTAGCGTTTGCTACGCTATCTTTGAGACTTTTTCCTGGCTTAAATTTTGGAACAAATTTATCTGCTGTCTTATAAGTTTTGCTACTTCCAGGAACTTTTCCTTCTTTTCCTTTTTGCATTACAGCTTCAAATTTTCCAAAACCAACAAGCTCAATGCTCTCTTTTTTAACAAGTGCCGCTTCGATACCAGCTACAAACGCATTGATCGCTTTTTCAGCATCTTTTTTGGTTTCAAACTCACCAACTTCTTTTACTAACTCTACAAATTCTGATTTGTTCATCGTGAACCTCCGCATTTTGTGTAAATAATCTTTGCAGGAACCAAAGATTGAGCTATTCTAGCAAATATTTTTTTGTTTAATTAGTCAAAAAGTCCAAAAATACGCTTTTGGAATCACTTTTTGATGATTTTTTTAATTAAAATTATTTTTTTAAAAATCTCAAGACTTGATTAGATTTCAAACAACATTTTTTAAGGAGTGTCATACAAATGGTAAAAGTAGGAATCAATGGAAGTGGAAGAATTGGACTTTGCACAGCCAGAATCATCTCTACAAGAGAAGATATTGAACTAGGAGCAATCAATACAACAACAGATATCGACACACTCATTCATCTCCTTCGCTACGATTCTGTGCATCGCTATTTTGAAGTTGAAAAAGTTGATGATCATACGATTGCAATGGGACATTCAAAAAATATCAAGATTTTAAGCTCAAGAAACCCTCAAGAAATTGGATTTGAAAAATATGGAATCCAAGGAGTAATTGAATGCACAGGGGCTTTTAACTCTTATGAAAAATCTCTAGCGCATCTTCATCACGATATCCAAAAAGTCATCATCTCTGCCCCAGCAGATCAAACCCCTACTTTTGTCTATGGTGTCAATCATCTAGACTATAAAGGAGAATCAATCATCTCAAATGCATCATGCACAACAAATTGTTTAGCGCCTATTGTCAAAGTATTGGATGAAAAATTTGGAATCATTGATGGTTTGATGACCACAATCCATAGCTACACAAATGATCAAAATCTTCTTGATGTCAAGCATAAAGACTTGCGTCGTGCAAGGGCTGCTGCACTCAATATGATTCCTACTAGCACAGGAGCTGCAAAAGCAATTGGTTTGGTCCTCCCTCATTTACAAGGAAAACTCAATGGATTTGCTATTCGCGTCCCAACTCCAGATGTAAGCTTGGTGGATCTCAGCATCAACCTTGCAAAAGAAACAACAGCACAAGAAATCAATGAAACCTTTTTGCAAGCAAAACAAGAAAGTATGTGCGGGATCTTAGATGTTGATTTGGAAAAAAGAGTCTCAAGTGATTTTATTGGCACTACTTTTAGCTCCATCATCGTAGCTGATAAAACCGTTATGACGACAAGCACTCACGCTAAGATTTTGGCATGGTATGACAATGAAATGGGGTATTGCCATAGACTTGTTGATATGAGTGTATTTGCGCTTACGCACTAGGTTTGACAATGGTTGCTTTTGAAAGTTTTTTTGAACACACAGGTTCAAAGTCGATCCCTCATCCTAGCAAGGAAGCTCTAGATAATGTCTATGAAGCGATTATCAAAGAAAAGATTGCAGGGAAAAGCGGATACTACAATCTTCCCTTTGAAGATAAGGCAATCATTGATTCTCAAGACTATATTGTAAAACATCAAGACTTTCTTTCCCAGATCAAAAATCTCATTATTATAGGGGTAGGTGGAAGCTCTCTTGGCACAAAAGCTATTGATACAATGCTCTGCCACCTTCCTTGTCGCAAAAAAATTAAACTTAAATTTTTAGAACATACAGATCCAATTGAAATCTGCCAAACACTTCAAAATGTTGAGAGAGAAAATTCTCTTTTCTTGATTGTTTCTAAATCCGGAACAACTATTGAAACAAGCTCATTGGCAAAATATGTCTTAGATCGTTTTCAACTCTTAGAACACAAGAAACACTTAGCAGTCATTACCGACGAATACTCTCCCCTTCACCAATGGGCATCAAAACACGAAATTCATTGTCTTAATATCGCCAAAAATGTAGGGGGACGCTTTTCTGTCTTGAGTTCTGTTGGAATCTTACCTCTAATGATTTTGGGTTATGATACTTCCCTCATCTTAAAAGGAGCAAAAGATTTTATGATGAGTTTTCTTCATCGCAAAGAAGATCATCTCATCAAAAAGGCAATTTTTCTAGCCAAAAGTCGCGATCGCTATCACACAAATGTCTTGTTTTCTTATTCGAGTTCTTTTAAAGATTTCAATGCTTGGTATGTCCAACTTTGGGCTGAGAGCTTGGGGAAAATCGACACTTATGGGAAAAAAGTCGGGCTCACTCCAATCTCATTGATTGGAAGCATTGACCAGCATTCTTTTCTCCAACTCATCACACAAGGAAGCATGGACAAAACTGTCACCTTTTTAAACATCAATCGCAAAAACTATTCAGAGCCCACAATCCCTGATATTGATATGGAATTTTTAGAATCCACTAACTTTGTCAATCGCACTTCTTTTGCCAAACTCATCAACTATCAACAAATTGCGACTATGCAAACTATTCAAAATGAAGGAATTCCTACAGATCAAATCCGCATAGATTATCTATGCGAGGAAAGTGTTGGGATTTTGATTATTTATTTTGAACTCCTCACCTCTTGTGTAGGAAAAGTTTTAGATATCAATACCTATAATCAGCCAGGAGTTGAGTTTGGAAAAATCCGCCTAAAGGAAATGTTTGAATCCCAATCCAAAAACCATTAGAAGCAAAGATTTGATACAATACCCAAACCCTAAAGTTACAAGGAGATAGCGATGTTAGAAGTTGCTGGAATCGAACTAATGCAACAAGCAAAAAGTGTGAGAGATATCGATATTAAAGACAAAAAAGTTCTAATTCGGGTCGATTTCAATGTTCCAATGGATCACGAATTCAATATCTCTGATGACACACGGATACGAGAAGCACTCCCCACAATTAACTACTGCATAGACCGTCAGGCAAAAAGCATCATACTAGTCAGTCATCTTGGTCGTCCAAAAGGAAAAGATTCTGACTTTTCCCTTAAACATGTATTAAAAAGAGTCGAAAGACTTTTGGGCAAACCTGTTGTTTTTGCAGATGATATCGATACTGCAAAAAGCATACAAGCCACTCTTAAAGATGGGCATATTATTCTGCTTGAAAATATTCGCTTTAATGCCGGAGAAGAGAAAAATGATCCAAAATTGGCTCAAGAACTCGCAAGCCTTTGTGATGTTTATGTCAATGATGCTTTTGGAACAAGCCACAGGGCACATGCAAGCACATATGGAATCGCCCAATTTGTCCCTCATAAAGTTGCTGGATTTCTTCTCAAAAAAGAAATTGACTCTTTTGCAAAAGCCTTTACCAATCCTCTCAAACCCGTCTTGCTTATCGTAGGAGGAAGCAAAGTTAGCTCTAAACTTGCTCTCCTTAATAACATTCTTGACTTAGTTGATAAGATTATTATTGGTGGAGCTATGAGTAACACCTTTTTACAAGCCCAAGGGTTTAATATGCAAAAATCTCTTGTGGAGAGTGAATTGGTGCAAGAAGCAGGAAAAATCCTTCAAAAAGCGAAAGAAAAAGGGGTAAAAGTCTATCTTCCTGTAGATGTTGTCTCAACCGATGATCTTAAATCGCACCAAGAAATCAAAATCACTCCAGCACAAGACATCCCAGAGAATTTTATGGCTGTTGATATTGGCCCTGCTAGTACAAAACTTTTCAATCAAGTCATTCGCGATAGTCAGACAATCGTTTGGAATGGGCCTCTAGGAGTTTATGAGATTTCTCAATTCTCAAGAGGCACATTCAACATTGCTCATAGTATTTCTGATACCTATGCTTTTAGTTTGATAGGTGGTGGAGATACAGCTGATGCAGTTGAGAGGGCAGGAGAGCGTGACAATATGAGCTTTATCTCAACAGGTGGAGGAGCCTCCTTAGAACTCCTAGAAGGAAAAGTGTTGCCAGCCTTTGAAGTATTGGACAAAAGAGATTAGGAGAAAGCATGGACATCTTTATCAAAGCAAATCAATCTACGATTCTCAAACAAGATGTTCATGACAAAAAACACAATAGTATTTTATGGATTGATCTTTTCCGTCCTACAACTGAAGAGATTAGTCAAATCGCGCAAATTTACAACATCGAGATTCCAACACAAGAAGAACGAGAAGAAATTGAAGAGAGTGCAAGATATTGGGAAGATTCTCAATCCATCACAATTAACACCTACTTCCTAATTCCTCTAAGGGATGAAAAGCGCTTTGACAACCAAAGTATTACTTTTATTTTGCATGAGGATATCTTATTTACCGTAAGATACTCTGATTTGAGAGTCTTTGATGATGTGCAACGCATTATGCTAGCCAACCCTCAAATGTTTAATGACGGCTTTGATTTGTTTAGCAAAATCTTAGAGATTCGCGTTGAAAGAGATGCAGATATGCTAGAAGGCTTTGCACGCTCCACTAGAGCATTGCGTAAAAAAATCTTTGATAAAGAAATGGATGATGAAGTTTTGCATCAACTTTCAAGACTGCAAGAATTCAATATGACCGTTAGAGATTCTTTATTTGATAAGCGAAGGTCTGTTGCTGCGATGCTCAAAAGCATTCGCCCTTCTTCAGAGATCAAAAAAAATCTTGTCATTATTCTTAAGGACATCAATTCTCTCATCGAATTTGCCAACACAAGCATGAACGCTCTTGATAATGTCCAAGGGCTTCTCACTAACCAAATCAATATCGAACAAAACAAAATCATCAAGCTATTTACCGTTGTAACTGTTGCGATGATGCCCCCTACTTTGATTGGAACAATTTATGGGATGAATTTCAAAGTCATGCCTGAGCTTGATTGGGAGTTTGGATATCCCCTTGCGATTTTTTTAATGATTCTCTCCACATTATTCCCTATCCTGTATTTCAAGAAAAAGGGATGGCTACACTAACTTTTTATTATAGAATACGCCCTTTTGATTTTTGCAAAAGGAGCAAATCCAATGTTTGAATGGATTTTTTCACCAGAAGCTTGGCTAACCCTCATCACCCTTACAGCCTTAGAAATCGTTTTAGGGATTGATAATATTATTTTTATTGCCATTCTTGTCAATAAGCTACCCCAACACCAAAGAGATCGTGCAAGGATTTTTGGACTCTCCTTGGCAATGTTTTCTCGCATCGCCCTCTTGGCTTCACTTTTTTGGATTATGAAACTCACAGAACCTCTTTTTTCTCTGCTTAATATTGAGATTTCTGGGAGAGATCTTATTTTGATTCTTGGAGGTGCCTTTCTTCTTTATAAAAGTGCAACAGAAATCTATGAGCAAACGCAACCCCATCACGAAAACCAAGATTCTAAACCCAGCAAGGGGTTTATGACAACACTTGTGCAAATTGCAATTTTAGATATTGTTTTTTCCCTTGATTCTGTCATCACCGCAGTGGGAATGGCGCAAGATTTAGAAATCATGATTATTGCCATTATTATTGCAGTTGGCGTAATGCTTTTTGCAAGTAAAGCAATCGCTCAATTTGTAGATACTCATCCAAGTATCAAAACTCTTGCTCTTGCGTTTTTATTTATGGTTGGAATCGTCCTCATTCTAAGCGGATTTGATATTGAGGTGCCAAAAGCCTATGTTTATTTTGCGATGGGCTTTTCTTTGGCAGTTGAACTTCTCAATATTTATATTCGCAAAAATTCTAAGCTCTCCTCTTAAGGAGAGTCTCCTCCTACTTCAATTCCTCTACATTAGAAGGAGCGCAAGCCTCTTGCAAATAGGGGTTTTTAAGTATCTTTCTTTCCTTTAGCTCACATAAAAAATCTGAAATCTCTTTCACTCTAATGAGTTTTGGAACATTGTCATTGCTCGCACCAACAATTCCCAAAAGCTTTCCATCGTGAGTATAAAATCCCTTACCATAAGCATATTTATAGCCCTCAAAATCATTGCTTTCTTTTTGTGCTACTTGCTTTAGATTTTCTTGCAAGATATTTTTTTCTGTTGCAAATGAGTTGAGTGGAGTGATATAAGGAGCATATACAACCGCAGGATTGCTCTGAGTGGGATGTTTAAATACATCAACCCAATGGCTAGAATAAATTCTGTCATGATAAAAGCTTTTTGGGCGCTCATTGCAATACATATCAGTGTAGTTTAAAGTTTCCAAAATCGCCAATCCCTTCTGCAAATCAAGTGCTTTGATTGAAAGCTTAGCCACACAAATAAAGGGTAGAGAAGAATCATCTTGCATCATCGCATAACTAGATCTTGCATAAACATTTTTATCATATACCATATTAGCAGATGTGACAAACATCCCATCACGGAGCAAAACACCATAACTGCGTTTAATGCTTCCATCCAAAAAAGTGGTTGTGATCACTGCTGTGCCATAAATCCATTGCTTTTTAAAACTAATCTGTGCTTTTTTCTCCTGAGCTTCTGTGGTCTGCTCTGTAAGTCCCACATAAGGATTCTCTACATCCATTGATTGTGCGGTATCTTGTTTGGCTTTTTGATGTCGTGATTGCTTATTTTCCAGAGCTGTAGAGCCTTTGATGATGCTCTTTTTTTGCTCTTTTTGTTTTTCAGCATCAACTTGTTGCATTGATTCTTGGAGTATTTTTTGTTGTTTAGGACTGAGATTAAAGTGCTTTTGAGGATATTTATCAGGAATCTCATTTTCCGAAGCAAAGACCATTATACAAAGTCCCAGATAAAAGAAAAAAATTCGCATTGTCATCCCTAGAGGCTTGAAATATCGATAGAATAAAACTCTATGTAAAATTACCACAAGAAAAAGGAAAAAAATGTCAAAAGAAATTAAAATCTATGAAATCACGCCAGAAGAAATTCAAAAAACAAAATACGCCATCATCCACACCTCCAAAGGCGACATGGTTTTTGAACTTTTTGGCGAACACGCTCCTCAAGCTGTGACCAATTTCTCCACACTCTCTAAAGATGGTTTTTACAAAGGGTTAAGTTTTCATCGCGTTATTCCTGGATTTGTCGCTCAAGGTGGATGTCCTATAGGAAATGGTTGTGGCGGTCCAGGATATGCAATCAAATGTGAAACACAAAATAATCCACATAAGCATATCAAAGGTGCATTATCTATGGCTCATGCAGGAAAAGATACAGGAGGAAGTCAATTTTTTATTTGTTTTGCTCCACAACCTCATCTAGATGGGGCACACACTGTCTTTGGACAAATCATTGATGAAGAAAGTCTTAAGATTCTAGATAGCCTCAAGCAAGGAGATTTAATCGAGGATATTGAGATTTTTGAAACAAATCCTCTATCCTAAATAACCTAGCTCTCATAAGAGCTAGCTAGCTTTTATTGAGGGAGCGTTTGTAAAACTGTTTGAAGAGAAGGTTTTGTCGAAAAATACTTTTCTGCCTCTTCTTGAGTTATTTTTTTCCAAATCAGTTTTTTTCCAAATCCCCATACAGATGCCTTAACAACAAGATCCCCATTTTTATCAAACCATGCACTTGCATCATAAGTTTTTCCATTGGCATAGTTATAAATTTTTCCTCCACTCCATTCATTTTTATCTTTGACAAGATTCCAGACAAAAATAACTCCATTCATATCTCTACCACGCAGTTTCTCATCTGGATTGTTTTGATCCTTGCTTGCACTTCCATCTGTATTTGCAAAACCATAAGCAAAATATTTTTGATCCTTCTGAAAGATCTCAACCACAGCTTGCACCCCTCTTTCATTTGGATGCGTTAGATAGTAACCCTCCAAAGTTTGAGCATATATTCCAACACACATTAAAATAAAAAAGAAAAATTTTTTTAACATTTTTATCTCCTTTTGATTGTTTCCTTCACAAGTAAAAGAACCAAGGATTTTGACATAAGAGTGTAATGAAATGCAGCAAAGTGGTATTACTTCAAAACTATCTCGGAAAATAAGTTTTTGTTACAATTTTGATTTATTTTGCAGACAAAGGAAAAGAATGCATTATTTTCAAAACAAAGCTTTTAGAACTTTTTTAGCAATTCTTTTTATTGAAACTTTTATTTTTTTTGGACACAAAATTATTATTCTAAATACAATTTTTCAAGCTCTTGAGGGGAATCAAAAATTTTTCTTAAGCATTCTTGAGGGTCTTATCTTTCTTCTTCCGATCTTTTTTTGCTTCTATCCTTCGGCATTTTTGGCTGAAACATACAGCAAAAACAAAATGATCCAATTCTCTGCTTGGACTTCCCTAGCCCTATCTCTTATTCTTGCACTTTGCTATAGCCTAGGTGCTTTTTGGCCTGCTTTTATATTTAGCATTTTACTTGCTTGCCAAAATGCTCTCTTTTTTCCTAGTAAAATTGCCTATCTCAAAACACTCTACTCCTCCAAAGATTTTACACGCACACATTCCATCATACAACTGACAACAATCGCTTCTGCGCTATTTGGACTTCTTCTTTTTGGTGTGCTTTTTAAGATTTTCATCTTTGAATCATATTCTTTATCTGAAGCTCTCATTTCCTCCAAATTTGCAGGCATTTTATTTGTTCTCTTTTCATGTTTTGAAATCATTCTAAGCTACAGACTTCCACAAGATAGTATTTCAAACTCTAACTCATCATTTCCTTCAATCTCCATTCTTTTAAAAAGCTTCTTGTCTCATCCTAGACTTTTTCCATTGATTGCATCAAGCACCCTATTTTGGTTTTTGGCTCAACTTTGTTTCATCGCCTTTCCCTACTACACACAAACTCAAGAAATACAATTGCTCCCCTTGGCAATTATTTGCTTAAGCGGAGGAGCAATCACTGGAGCATTATTCACCTATTTGCTCTCTAAAAATTATCTAGAACTTGGCCTCCTTCCCTTTGGTTTTTTGGGCATCACTTTTTGTTTTGGATTTTTTTCCCTTTCACCCTCTCTAATTACTTCACTTTTCTTAGCTTTTTTGCTTGGACTTAGTGGAATGCTTATTCTGATTCCCTGTTTAGCTTCCATTTTTAGAGAATCTTCTCATTTAGAACAAACTCTTGCACACTATCAACTCGCTCAAGCAATAGGAATGATGCTCGCTTCATTGATTACGCTTTTCTTTATTTATCTTGCTTTTGATGCATCACTCATTTTTATGGTTGGCTTTTGGGGTGCACTCATTGGATCGCTTTATTGCATTTCTAAGCAACCCTTTATCCTTGTGCGTTTTTTACTTACATTTGCTTTCAATCAGCGCTATCGTTTGATTGTTGAGGGATTTGAAAACATCCCCCAAAATCAAGGGGTTTTACTTGTAGGAAATCATATGTCCTTCATTGACTGGG
The DNA window shown above is from Helicobacter kayseriensis and carries:
- a CDS encoding phosphoglycerate kinase is translated as MLEVAGIELMQQAKSVRDIDIKDKKVLIRVDFNVPMDHEFNISDDTRIREALPTINYCIDRQAKSIILVSHLGRPKGKDSDFSLKHVLKRVERLLGKPVVFADDIDTAKSIQATLKDGHIILLENIRFNAGEEKNDPKLAQELASLCDVYVNDAFGTSHRAHASTYGIAQFVPHKVAGFLLKKEIDSFAKAFTNPLKPVLLIVGGSKVSSKLALLNNILDLVDKIIIGGAMSNTFLQAQGFNMQKSLVESELVQEAGKILQKAKEKGVKVYLPVDVVSTDDLKSHQEIKITPAQDIPENFMAVDIGPASTKLFNQVIRDSQTIVWNGPLGVYEISQFSRGTFNIAHSISDTYAFSLIGGGDTADAVERAGERDNMSFISTGGGASLELLEGKVLPAFEVLDKRD
- a CDS encoding DUF2147 domain-containing protein translates to MLKKFFFFILMCVGIYAQTLEGYYLTHPNERGVQAVVEIFQKDQKYFAYGFANTDGSASKDQNNPDEKLRGRDMNGVIFVWNLVKDKNEWSGGKIYNYANGKTYDASAWFDKNGDLVVKASVWGFGKKLIWKKITQEEAEKYFSTKPSLQTVLQTLPQ
- the corA gene encoding magnesium/cobalt transporter CorA; translated protein: MDIFIKANQSTILKQDVHDKKHNSILWIDLFRPTTEEISQIAQIYNIEIPTQEEREEIEESARYWEDSQSITINTYFLIPLRDEKRFDNQSITFILHEDILFTVRYSDLRVFDDVQRIMLANPQMFNDGFDLFSKILEIRVERDADMLEGFARSTRALRKKIFDKEMDDEVLHQLSRLQEFNMTVRDSLFDKRRSVAAMLKSIRPSSEIKKNLVIILKDINSLIEFANTSMNALDNVQGLLTNQINIEQNKIIKLFTVVTVAMMPPTLIGTIYGMNFKVMPELDWEFGYPLAIFLMILSTLFPILYFKKKGWLH
- a CDS encoding HU family DNA-binding protein, yielding MNKSEFVELVKEVGEFETKKDAEKAINAFVAGIEAALVKKESIELVGFGKFEAVMQKGKEGKVPGSSKTYKTADKFVPKFKPGKSLKDSVANAK
- a CDS encoding peptidylprolyl isomerase, translating into MSKEIKIYEITPEEIQKTKYAIIHTSKGDMVFELFGEHAPQAVTNFSTLSKDGFYKGLSFHRVIPGFVAQGGCPIGNGCGGPGYAIKCETQNNPHKHIKGALSMAHAGKDTGGSQFFICFAPQPHLDGAHTVFGQIIDEESLKILDSLKQGDLIEDIEIFETNPLS
- a CDS encoding fumarate reductase flavoprotein subunit; translation: MKIVYSDALIVGGGLAGLRSAIGCRQLGLRTIVLSLIPVKRSHSAAAQGGMQASLGNATKARGDNEDVHFMDTVKGSDWGCDQKVARMFAATAPKAIRELAAWGVPWNRVKAGDRTAIIKGQKETFKEEKEAHGLINARDFGGTKKWRACFTGDATGHSMLYAVANEAIKLGTEILDRKEMIAVIHHEGKCHGVVARDLVNGELIAYVAKGTLVATGGYGRIYKNTTNAVICDGVAAGAVLETGIARLGNMEAVQFHPTPIVPSGILLTEGCRGDGGLLRDVDGHAFMADYEPEKRDLASRDVVSRRMLEHIKAGKGIKSPYGDHLWLDISILGAEHIHKNLRDVWEIAYCFNGIDLTQKGVYAPVRPMQHYSMGGIRTNHKGETALKGLFSAGEAACWDMHGFNRLGGNSVAEAVVAGMVVGDYFAEHCKNSQAEISTEVIQSFLDREQAKLEAIIARDQGENPFKLKAQMQELVEEYIGIFRTEEGLQKAVDGLEELCKRSKNVAIRYKELSANPELEEAYRVQKMIKIALCVAKGALERRESRGAHSREDYPKRDDVNWLKRTLAYWKNENDTMPTLEYEDLDIMEMEIAPAYRGYGPQGMIIENEKSAIRAKEIEEMTEKLKAEGKNRWEIQDALMPFELQERYKARIERIGEPL
- a CDS encoding fumarate reductase cytochrome b subunit; its protein translation is MSFEQKILESYADVTSERKKSRLPARLDWWQSATGLFLGLFMIAHMFFVSSILISPKLFDWMIGVAELDFVFGHRQPIVTSIIVFIVLVAFVVHAFLALRKFPINYKQFLKMRTHKNLMKHTDTTYWWIQAMTGFVLFFLGSAHLFVIMLSPNSPDALNGIGSVASSLRFVEQHFWILYLFLLIAVELHGSIGLYRLAVKWGWFDKWGKTPEATRKVLQKVKTAMTVFFLVLGFTTFGAYIKYGIQISNSEERIQRINPHEVIDELNAVIVEVE
- a CDS encoding TerC family protein, whose amino-acid sequence is MFEWIFSPEAWLTLITLTALEIVLGIDNIIFIAILVNKLPQHQRDRARIFGLSLAMFSRIALLASLFWIMKLTEPLFSLLNIEISGRDLILILGGAFLLYKSATEIYEQTQPHHENQDSKPSKGFMTTLVQIAILDIVFSLDSVITAVGMAQDLEIMIIAIIIAVGVMLFASKAIAQFVDTHPSIKTLALAFLFMVGIVLILSGFDIEVPKAYVYFAMGFSLAVELLNIYIRKNSKLSS
- a CDS encoding glucose-6-phosphate isomerase — its product is MVAFESFFEHTGSKSIPHPSKEALDNVYEAIIKEKIAGKSGYYNLPFEDKAIIDSQDYIVKHQDFLSQIKNLIIIGVGGSSLGTKAIDTMLCHLPCRKKIKLKFLEHTDPIEICQTLQNVERENSLFLIVSKSGTTIETSSLAKYVLDRFQLLEHKKHLAVITDEYSPLHQWASKHEIHCLNIAKNVGGRFSVLSSVGILPLMILGYDTSLILKGAKDFMMSFLHRKEDHLIKKAIFLAKSRDRYHTNVLFSYSSSFKDFNAWYVQLWAESLGKIDTYGKKVGLTPISLIGSIDQHSFLQLITQGSMDKTVTFLNINRKNYSEPTIPDIDMEFLESTNFVNRTSFAKLINYQQIATMQTIQNEGIPTDQIRIDYLCEESVGILIIYFELLTSCVGKVLDINTYNQPGVEFGKIRLKEMFESQSKNH
- the gap gene encoding type I glyceraldehyde-3-phosphate dehydrogenase; its protein translation is MVKVGINGSGRIGLCTARIISTREDIELGAINTTTDIDTLIHLLRYDSVHRYFEVEKVDDHTIAMGHSKNIKILSSRNPQEIGFEKYGIQGVIECTGAFNSYEKSLAHLHHDIQKVIISAPADQTPTFVYGVNHLDYKGESIISNASCTTNCLAPIVKVLDEKFGIIDGLMTTIHSYTNDQNLLDVKHKDLRRARAAALNMIPTSTGAAKAIGLVLPHLQGKLNGFAIRVPTPDVSLVDLSINLAKETTAQEINETFLQAKQESMCGILDVDLEKRVSSDFIGTTFSSIIVADKTVMTTSTHAKILAWYDNEMGYCHRLVDMSVFALTH